A region of uncultured Draconibacterium sp. DNA encodes the following proteins:
- a CDS encoding carboxylesterase/lipase family protein → MKSIKLIILIFLILNFGACTTTKDNVQATCNSHEIVTSASSTVVTTEAGEVAGYIENGIYIYKGIPYAEADRFMPPHSPAPWKGVRSSRAYGPVCPQGKRTGWYSDEQAFAFDWDDGYADENCLRVNVWTQGINDKKKRPVMVWLHGGGYSAGSGQELPAYEGAALCKKGDVVLVSLNHRLNVLGFLDLSAFGEKYAKSGNVGLLDLVEALKWVRNNIEQFGGDPQNVTIFGQSGGGGKVSTLMATPAAAGLFDKAIVQSGSLLNIMQPKYSRKIGLTTLQELGLKASQIDELAKVPYEELLEAGDKAVLKIREEAGTEGLDALLFGWEPTVDGNVLPWQPADLRAVELSEDIPLLVGTTLHEFTASAYIPALRNIDQAGAVSQLKQRYGEKTQEFLSVFEKAYPNYQPKDLLDVDFLFRPKALEQASLRFNKQGAPVYTYLFTWESPVLDGMFRSTHCMELPFVFNNISRCKTLTGGKPEAYKLADKMSSAWISFAKTGNPNTEELPSWEPYSIQKGATMLLNNDCKVVYKHDKELMELVNSFPKTLNL, encoded by the coding sequence ATGAAGTCAATAAAACTAATCATTCTAATTTTTCTAATTCTGAATTTTGGAGCGTGTACAACGACCAAGGATAATGTGCAGGCTACATGTAATAGTCACGAAATTGTAACATCTGCCTCTTCCACCGTTGTTACAACCGAGGCTGGTGAGGTGGCCGGATATATTGAAAATGGCATTTATATATATAAGGGAATTCCTTATGCCGAAGCCGACCGTTTTATGCCACCACATTCTCCTGCTCCCTGGAAAGGAGTAAGAAGCAGTCGTGCTTATGGTCCGGTTTGCCCGCAAGGAAAAAGAACGGGCTGGTATTCGGATGAACAGGCTTTTGCTTTTGACTGGGACGATGGTTACGCTGACGAAAACTGCCTTCGTGTTAACGTCTGGACACAAGGTATTAACGATAAGAAAAAACGCCCGGTAATGGTTTGGTTACATGGCGGGGGCTATTCTGCCGGATCAGGTCAGGAGCTTCCGGCATACGAAGGAGCGGCACTATGTAAAAAGGGCGATGTAGTTCTGGTTTCGCTGAATCATCGTTTAAATGTGCTGGGTTTTCTTGATTTATCAGCTTTTGGCGAGAAATATGCAAAATCAGGAAATGTTGGTTTGCTCGATCTTGTAGAAGCCTTAAAATGGGTAAGAAACAATATTGAACAATTTGGTGGCGATCCGCAGAATGTTACCATTTTCGGTCAATCGGGCGGCGGAGGAAAAGTTAGTACATTAATGGCTACACCTGCTGCGGCTGGTTTATTTGATAAGGCGATTGTACAAAGCGGTTCCTTACTAAATATCATGCAGCCTAAATATTCCAGAAAAATCGGTTTAACCACTCTACAAGAGCTTGGCTTAAAAGCATCGCAAATTGATGAGTTGGCAAAAGTACCCTATGAAGAATTACTTGAAGCAGGAGACAAAGCTGTTTTAAAGATCCGGGAAGAGGCAGGAACTGAAGGCCTTGATGCCTTACTTTTTGGGTGGGAACCAACGGTTGATGGAAATGTTTTGCCGTGGCAGCCTGCTGATTTAAGGGCTGTTGAGCTGTCGGAAGATATTCCTTTGCTGGTGGGAACAACCTTACATGAGTTTACGGCAAGTGCCTATATTCCTGCATTGCGAAATATTGACCAGGCCGGAGCTGTAAGCCAACTAAAACAACGGTATGGTGAAAAAACGCAAGAATTCTTATCTGTTTTTGAGAAGGCCTATCCCAATTATCAACCAAAAGATTTACTCGATGTAGATTTTCTTTTCAGGCCAAAGGCGTTAGAACAGGCATCACTGAGGTTCAATAAGCAGGGGGCACCTGTATATACCTACCTGTTTACCTGGGAGTCGCCGGTGTTGGATGGTATGTTCCGCTCAACGCACTGTATGGAATTGCCTTTTGTATTCAACAATATTTCGCGCTGTAAAACATTAACTGGCGGAAAACCCGAAGCTTATAAGTTGGCCGATAAAATGAGTTCGGCTTGGATCAGCTTTGCAAAAACCGGAAACCCGAATACAGAAGAGTTGCCAAGCTGGGAGCCCTACTCAATTCAGAAAGGTGCAACAATGCTCTTAAACAATGATTGTAAAGTGGTCTACAAACATGATAAAGAACTTATGGAGTTGGTGAATTCATTCCCAAAGACATTGAATTTATAA
- a CDS encoding TonB-dependent receptor: protein MRNYNVSKVRYLMKSYRLLSKMLIVGFLMISTVAFSQTNIEVTGSVAGSDGELLPGVTVVVKGTTNGTITDIDGNYALKNVPSDATLQFSFIGMKSTEVAVGGQTIINVTLESANIALDEVVAIGYGVQKKSSVTGAISQVKAEDMENRTITNPLQAIAGKTAGTQVYSNSAAPGSSPTIRIRGINSNNSISPLYVVDGRIASSIAGIEPNDIESMEILKDAASAAIYGAQAGNGVVLITTKKGKKGVGSVSYDFQYTIQSIGKTPKVMNSEQFIDYWTEAGKFSMDRVYQYWDFEQNTDWVNEIFESSIMQRHNISFQGGNEKGSYYVSGSILDNDGMVVGDADTYKRYTGMINTNYNIKPWLEVGTNNQLEYYERRSVSEGSEYGSLILSTLQLDPMTAVTYTEDNMPDNMASALANYRATGVGELLSDGNGNYYSVSPFLTSENLNPLIMRDNAYSKSSGFNINGTAFLNLKPIEGLVATTRFSYLLSAGESYGYSQDYYANSQSYQNYMGLNASSSNNIRIQWENFATYNRSFDKHNLTAMVGTSFTKIRSFGVSGSKTGTDDDFGVQRDDPRYYYFAYATSEAIKDVSGGEPTLRTQNAYFGRFGYNYDEKYLAEIVMRTDAFDSAYLPYDNRWGYFPGGSVGWVVSKESFMQDASSWIDFLKLRASWGQNGSLAGLGSFAYRTAVTSTGSYPFSSDPVYSIGYKPSTTGNQELKWETNEQTDLGIDARFLKSKLSMTFDYFVKKTKDLIVTGITPSTIVGNTASPINAGNIENTGFELELGWKDMKGDFSYDVRGNISSIKNKVTNIHESLDYIPGTGFHTTSGITRFEVGKPAWYFYGYEFEGIDVATGDPVFVDQNSDDIINDDDKVDLGKGIPDLTYGITLNAAYKGFDAIVFGQGSYGNDIYSCLNRTDYAVNSLTYFTENRWTADNTNGIRPRAGANDLDKYYTSSAAVFDGSYFKIKQIQLGYTLPGSVLDKVGMKRLRVYASLEDYFTFTKYKGFDPEVTGVGNALGVDKGSYPNSKKIIFGFNVSF from the coding sequence ATGAGGAATTACAACGTAAGTAAGGTGCGATATTTAATGAAATCGTATCGGCTTTTATCAAAAATGCTCATCGTTGGCTTTTTAATGATTTCAACAGTAGCATTTTCGCAAACCAATATTGAAGTAACAGGATCTGTCGCGGGTAGTGATGGGGAGCTGTTACCCGGAGTTACTGTGGTTGTAAAGGGCACAACAAACGGTACAATTACCGACATTGATGGAAACTACGCACTTAAAAATGTGCCATCGGATGCAACTCTGCAGTTTTCGTTTATCGGAATGAAATCGACAGAAGTTGCAGTTGGTGGCCAAACCATTATTAATGTAACATTGGAAAGTGCAAACATCGCGCTTGACGAGGTGGTTGCTATTGGTTATGGTGTTCAGAAAAAAAGCTCAGTTACCGGTGCCATTTCGCAGGTAAAGGCGGAAGATATGGAGAACCGTACCATTACAAATCCACTTCAGGCAATAGCCGGGAAAACGGCAGGTACACAGGTTTATTCGAACTCTGCAGCACCGGGTAGTTCACCAACCATCCGAATCAGGGGTATTAACTCCAATAATTCAATCTCTCCTTTGTATGTAGTTGACGGACGTATTGCCTCGTCGATTGCAGGTATCGAGCCTAACGATATCGAGAGCATGGAAATTTTGAAAGATGCTGCATCAGCAGCCATTTATGGTGCACAGGCCGGTAACGGTGTTGTATTAATAACCACTAAAAAAGGGAAAAAAGGTGTAGGTTCCGTTTCTTACGATTTTCAATATACCATACAAAGTATAGGCAAAACGCCTAAGGTAATGAACTCGGAACAATTTATCGATTATTGGACCGAAGCCGGCAAATTTAGCATGGACCGTGTTTACCAATATTGGGATTTTGAGCAAAATACCGATTGGGTGAACGAGATTTTTGAATCGTCAATAATGCAGCGTCACAATATCAGTTTCCAGGGAGGAAACGAAAAAGGAAGTTATTATGTGTCGGGCAGTATATTGGATAACGACGGTATGGTAGTTGGCGATGCCGATACTTACAAACGCTATACCGGTATGATAAACACCAACTACAACATTAAGCCCTGGTTAGAAGTTGGGACAAACAATCAGTTGGAATACTACGAAAGAAGATCGGTTTCGGAAGGCTCGGAATACGGTTCGCTTATTCTGAGTACGTTGCAGCTCGATCCGATGACGGCAGTAACCTACACAGAAGATAATATGCCGGATAATATGGCATCTGCCCTGGCTAACTACCGGGCTACCGGTGTTGGCGAGCTGTTGAGCGATGGAAACGGTAACTACTACAGCGTTTCGCCATTTCTTACCAGCGAAAATCTCAATCCGCTAATTATGCGCGATAATGCCTATTCAAAAAGCTCGGGTTTTAATATTAACGGAACAGCTTTTTTAAACCTGAAACCAATTGAAGGACTTGTTGCAACAACACGTTTTTCGTACCTGCTAAGTGCCGGTGAAAGTTATGGCTATTCGCAGGATTATTATGCCAACTCCCAGTCGTATCAGAACTATATGGGCTTAAACGCATCCAGTTCGAATAACATTCGGATTCAGTGGGAAAACTTCGCCACTTACAACCGTTCGTTCGATAAACACAACCTGACAGCGATGGTGGGTACATCGTTTACAAAAATCCGTTCATTTGGTGTTTCCGGAAGTAAAACCGGTACCGATGATGATTTTGGTGTACAACGAGATGATCCGCGTTACTATTATTTCGCTTATGCCACATCAGAAGCTATTAAAGATGTTTCAGGTGGCGAACCAACTTTACGAACTCAAAACGCTTATTTTGGTCGTTTCGGGTATAACTACGATGAAAAATACCTGGCAGAAATTGTAATGCGTACCGATGCTTTCGATTCGGCTTACCTGCCGTATGACAACCGTTGGGGCTACTTCCCCGGAGGATCTGTAGGTTGGGTAGTTTCTAAAGAATCATTTATGCAGGATGCTTCATCATGGATCGACTTTTTGAAATTGCGTGCCAGCTGGGGACAAAACGGTTCATTGGCCGGCCTGGGTAGTTTTGCCTACCGTACTGCTGTAACAAGCACCGGAAGTTATCCGTTTAGTTCCGATCCGGTATACAGTATTGGTTACAAACCATCAACAACCGGTAACCAGGAATTAAAATGGGAAACCAACGAACAAACCGACCTGGGTATTGATGCCCGATTCCTGAAAAGCAAGTTATCGATGACTTTTGACTACTTCGTTAAAAAAACCAAAGACCTGATTGTAACCGGAATTACTCCTTCTACAATTGTAGGTAATACAGCTTCGCCTATTAATGCAGGTAATATCGAAAACACCGGTTTTGAGCTGGAACTTGGATGGAAAGACATGAAAGGTGATTTTTCCTACGATGTGAGAGGAAATATCTCATCAATTAAAAACAAAGTAACCAATATTCACGAATCGCTGGATTATATCCCCGGAACAGGTTTCCATACCACCAGTGGTATTACCCGTTTTGAAGTTGGAAAACCAGCCTGGTATTTTTATGGTTACGAGTTTGAAGGTATCGATGTAGCTACCGGAGATCCTGTTTTTGTTGATCAGAATTCGGATGATATCATTAACGATGATGATAAAGTTGACCTCGGAAAAGGAATACCTGATCTGACTTACGGTATTACTTTAAATGCAGCCTATAAAGGTTTTGATGCAATCGTATTCGGTCAGGGATCGTATGGAAATGATATTTACTCTTGTTTGAACCGTACTGACTATGCCGTTAACAGTTTAACCTATTTTACCGAAAACAGATGGACCGCGGATAACACGAATGGAATCAGACCTCGTGCAGGAGCTAATGATCTGGATAAATATTATACCTCTTCGGCCGCAGTTTTTGATGGTTCATATTTCAAAATCAAACAAATTCAGTTGGGTTACACACTCCCTGGTTCCGTACTCGATAAAGTGGGAATGAAAAGACTAAGGGTTTATGCTTCGCTTGAAGATTACTTCACCTTTACAAAATATAAAGGTTTCGACCCGGAAGTTA